One genomic region from Actinocatenispora thailandica encodes:
- a CDS encoding Gfo/Idh/MocA family protein, with product MSAADGSGYAPAPVPAPVVAPGEFVVGAVRLDHGHIYGMCEGLAGAGATLRWVYDPDPARVAAFRARFPQVRVARSEAEVLDDPEVRMVAGAAVPSERCALGLRVIDAGKDYFTDKAPLTTLAQLDAARGATARTGRKYAVYYSERIHVEAAVLAGQLVGRGAIGRVLQVIGIGPHRLGSGRPDWFFVKERYGGILCDIGSHNFEQMLHYAGARDASVAYSAIANHHHPEHPELDDFGEASIVMDNGSSGYCRVDWFTPDGLSTWGDGRTLILGTDGYIELRKYVNVATDEGGGHVFLVDQAGEHHLTARGNVGYPFFGQLILDCLERTENAMSQEHAFKAAELGVRAQLGARVLAP from the coding sequence ATGAGCGCGGCGGACGGATCCGGGTACGCGCCCGCGCCGGTACCGGCACCGGTCGTCGCGCCGGGCGAGTTCGTCGTCGGCGCGGTACGGCTGGACCACGGACACATCTACGGCATGTGCGAGGGCCTGGCGGGTGCCGGCGCGACCCTGCGCTGGGTGTACGACCCCGATCCGGCCAGGGTGGCGGCCTTCCGCGCGCGGTTCCCGCAGGTTCGGGTCGCCCGCAGCGAGGCGGAGGTGCTCGACGACCCCGAGGTGCGTATGGTCGCCGGGGCGGCGGTGCCGTCCGAACGTTGCGCGCTCGGCCTGCGGGTCATCGACGCGGGCAAGGACTACTTCACCGACAAGGCGCCGCTGACGACGCTGGCGCAGCTCGACGCGGCGCGGGGGGCCACCGCGCGGACCGGCCGCAAGTACGCCGTCTACTACTCCGAACGCATCCACGTCGAGGCCGCGGTGCTCGCGGGCCAGCTCGTCGGTCGGGGGGCGATCGGCCGGGTGCTCCAGGTCATCGGGATCGGGCCGCATCGGCTGGGATCCGGCCGCCCCGACTGGTTCTTCGTCAAGGAGCGGTACGGCGGGATCCTGTGCGACATCGGCAGCCACAACTTCGAGCAGATGCTGCACTACGCGGGGGCGCGGGACGCCTCGGTGGCGTACTCGGCGATAGCCAACCACCACCATCCCGAGCATCCCGAACTCGACGATTTCGGCGAGGCGTCGATCGTCATGGACAACGGCAGCAGCGGGTACTGCCGGGTCGACTGGTTCACCCCGGACGGGCTGAGCACCTGGGGCGACGGCCGCACACTGATCCTCGGTACCGACGGGTACATCGAACTGCGCAAGTACGTCAACGTGGCGACCGACGAGGGCGGCGGGCACGTCTTCCTGGTCGACCAGGCGGGGGAGCACCACCTGACGGCGCGCGGGAACGTCGGGTACCCGTTCTTCGGCCAGCTGATCCTCGACTGCCTGGAGCGGACCGAGAACGCCATGTCCCAGGAGCACGCGTTCAAGGCCGCGGAACTCGGCGTCCGGGCGCAGCTGGGCGCGCGGGTACTCGCACCGTAA
- a CDS encoding alpha-N-arabinofuranosidase, which translates to MGEAVVRLDPANVVGPLPRRLFGSFVEHLGRCVYTGIYEPDHPAADALGFRTDVAELVRELGPTTVRYPGGNFVSGYRWEDGVGPRERRPVRFDAAWQTVETNQVGTDDFVDWARGVGVEPMLAVNLGTRGVTEALDLLEYCNGRPGTALADQRAANGHREPHDVRIWCLGNEMDGPWQLGHKTAEEYARLAEETARAMRRLDGSLELVACGSSNRAMPTFGVWERTVLDRCFELVDHISAHAYYEPVDGDVDSFLASSEDMHRFIDGVVATADHLAAVRRSDKRITVSFDEWNVWFQQRSSDGGAIGGDDQVSVYDVTDAVVVGSLLITLLQHADRVAAACQAQLVNLLGPISTRPGGPAWRQSIFHPFALTSRYARGTVLRPLVRSDRIETTRYGPVDQLVATATLDSETAQIAVFAVNRSRTAELALTLDVAPPLPGQAAPAQYRLAEHVTVHDDDPGAHNTEQEPDRVVARPGSSSVRGRVLRAVLPPASWHCIRLAPVEPS; encoded by the coding sequence ATGGGCGAGGCGGTCGTCCGGTTGGACCCGGCGAACGTCGTCGGCCCGTTGCCACGCCGGCTGTTCGGCTCCTTCGTCGAGCACCTCGGCCGGTGCGTGTACACGGGCATCTACGAGCCGGACCACCCTGCCGCGGACGCGCTCGGCTTCCGCACCGACGTCGCCGAACTGGTCCGCGAGCTGGGCCCCACGACGGTGCGCTACCCGGGCGGCAACTTCGTCTCCGGGTACCGGTGGGAGGACGGGGTCGGGCCGCGCGAGCGCCGGCCGGTCCGGTTCGACGCGGCCTGGCAGACCGTCGAGACCAACCAGGTCGGTACCGACGACTTCGTCGACTGGGCCCGCGGCGTCGGCGTCGAGCCGATGCTGGCCGTCAACCTCGGTACCCGTGGCGTCACGGAGGCCCTCGACCTGCTGGAGTACTGCAACGGGCGGCCCGGCACGGCGCTCGCCGACCAGCGCGCCGCGAACGGCCACCGCGAACCGCACGACGTACGGATCTGGTGTCTGGGCAACGAGATGGACGGCCCCTGGCAGCTCGGGCACAAGACCGCGGAGGAGTACGCCCGGCTCGCGGAGGAGACCGCGCGGGCGATGCGCCGGCTGGACGGCTCCCTCGAACTGGTCGCGTGCGGCTCGTCGAACCGGGCGATGCCCACCTTCGGGGTCTGGGAACGTACCGTCCTCGACCGGTGCTTCGAGCTCGTCGACCACATCTCGGCCCACGCCTACTACGAACCGGTCGACGGCGACGTCGACTCGTTCCTCGCCAGCTCCGAGGACATGCACCGGTTCATCGACGGGGTCGTCGCGACCGCGGACCACCTCGCCGCGGTGCGCCGCTCCGACAAGCGGATCACCGTCTCGTTCGACGAGTGGAACGTCTGGTTCCAGCAGCGGTCCAGCGACGGCGGCGCGATCGGCGGCGACGATCAGGTCAGCGTCTACGACGTGACCGACGCCGTCGTCGTCGGCAGCCTGCTCATCACGCTGCTGCAGCACGCCGACCGGGTGGCCGCCGCCTGCCAGGCCCAGCTGGTCAACCTGCTCGGCCCCATCTCGACGCGGCCCGGCGGCCCGGCCTGGCGCCAGTCCATCTTCCACCCGTTCGCGCTGACCAGCAGGTACGCCCGGGGCACGGTACTGCGACCGCTCGTACGCAGCGACCGGATCGAGACCACCCGGTACGGGCCGGTCGACCAGCTGGTCGCGACGGCCACGCTGGATTCGGAGACCGCGCAGATCGCCGTCTTCGCGGTCAACCGGTCGCGGACGGCCGAGCTCGCGCTGACGCTCGACGTCGCCCCGCCGCTCCCGGGCCAGGCCGCTCCCGCGCAGTACCGGCTGGCCGAGCACGTCACGGTGCACGACGACGATCCGGGTGCGCACAACACCGAGCAGGAACCGGACCGCGTCGTGGCGCGGCCGGGATCGTCGTCGGTGCGGGGCCGGGTGCTGCGCGCCGTCCTGCCGCCGGCCTCCTGGCACTGCATCCGGCTCGCCCCGGTCGAGCCGTCCTGA
- a CDS encoding Gfo/Idh/MocA family protein: MTTPAGSGRPDPAARDAGSRPLTAAVVGLGYGRNHVAEILRLGGHVRLAGVVDPIEPSADPRLAGSPLRDEILAVPHHASLDELFAHEVPDIVAIATPIHTHHALVRRALAAGAHVLLEKPPTATLAEHADLVEAAAVAQRAVQVGFQARGGHGLRAARDAIVSGRIGEVTRIGAVGTWTRDRAYYRRAAWAGRRTLDGHAVMDGVLTNPLAHAVDAALALAGALRAADVGDVVVDPWHAHDIEADDTSAVRASTTAGVAVAAGLTLCASREEAAPVVIAHGTQGSLRLRYSTDRLALIRDGEVAESAHRRDSLLRNLVDHIRYATPLIAPLAETGAFARVLEAVRTGPAPGAIPARHVEWTGSGARARPVVPDVERWCAEVARTGRTFTELGAPWTRGPAQPTDRSG; the protein is encoded by the coding sequence GTGACCACACCCGCCGGCAGCGGCCGACCGGACCCGGCTGCCCGCGACGCCGGCTCCCGGCCGCTCACGGCGGCGGTGGTCGGCCTCGGCTACGGCCGCAACCACGTGGCCGAGATCCTCCGGCTCGGCGGGCACGTCCGGCTGGCCGGCGTCGTGGATCCGATCGAGCCGAGCGCGGATCCGCGGCTCGCCGGTTCGCCGCTGCGCGACGAGATCCTGGCCGTGCCGCACCACGCGAGCCTGGACGAGCTGTTCGCCCACGAGGTGCCCGACATCGTGGCGATCGCGACACCGATCCACACCCATCACGCGCTCGTGCGTCGGGCGCTGGCGGCCGGCGCGCACGTGCTGCTGGAGAAGCCGCCGACCGCGACTCTCGCCGAGCATGCGGACCTCGTCGAGGCCGCCGCCGTGGCGCAACGGGCGGTCCAGGTGGGTTTCCAGGCCCGCGGTGGGCACGGCCTGCGCGCCGCCCGGGACGCGATCGTGTCCGGGCGGATCGGCGAGGTGACGCGCATCGGCGCCGTGGGCACCTGGACGCGCGACCGGGCCTACTACCGCCGGGCAGCCTGGGCCGGGCGGCGCACGCTGGACGGCCACGCCGTGATGGACGGCGTGCTCACCAACCCGCTGGCGCATGCCGTGGACGCCGCGCTCGCCCTGGCCGGCGCGCTGCGCGCCGCCGATGTCGGTGACGTGGTCGTGGATCCGTGGCACGCGCACGACATCGAGGCCGACGACACCAGTGCGGTGCGGGCATCGACGACCGCGGGTGTGGCCGTTGCGGCCGGGCTGACGCTGTGCGCGTCGCGCGAGGAGGCAGCGCCGGTGGTGATCGCCCACGGTACCCAGGGGTCGCTGCGGCTGCGCTACAGCACCGACCGGCTGGCGTTGATCCGCGACGGCGAGGTGGCGGAGTCGGCGCACCGGCGAGACTCGCTGCTGCGGAACCTCGTCGACCACATTCGGTACGCCACGCCGCTGATCGCGCCGCTCGCCGAGACGGGGGCCTTCGCCAGGGTCCTGGAAGCGGTGCGTACCGGTCCGGCCCCGGGCGCCATCCCGGCCCGGCACGTCGAGTGGACCGGCAGCGGTGCCCGCGCGCGCCCGGTCGTACCCGACGTCGAGCGCTGGTGCGCGGAGGTGGCGCGGACCGGGCGAACGTTCACCGAGCTCGGGGCGCCATGGACCCGGGGCCCGGCTCAGCCGACAGACAGATCGGGGTGA
- a CDS encoding LacI family DNA-binding transcriptional regulator → MASQEPRAPGLKDVAAAAKVSWKTVSNVVNGTGRVSEQTRRRVEEAIRRLGYRPSVVGRQLRSGRTGILALAVPEIDHPYFCWLAQATINAARARGYRVFIDQTGGKRAAEAVVARGYDERLFDGIVFSPLELSLSEAVELERDTPLVLLGERSVGASGAHVDHVSIDNLGAARDAVHHLVATGRRRLVFVGAEPGGPDRTGALRLQGFHDGLRANGLSPDPTMERPVNAFTRSEGAHAIEALLPRIDQVDGILCANDQLALGALHALRTNGIRVPDDIGVVGWDNIEDGRYSNPTLTTIAPDVEGIAESAVARVLAMIDGAAVEPADVVAPYRLLARESTAVPGS, encoded by the coding sequence GTGGCCAGCCAGGAACCCCGAGCTCCGGGACTCAAGGACGTAGCGGCCGCAGCGAAGGTGTCCTGGAAGACGGTGTCCAACGTCGTCAACGGGACCGGCCGGGTCAGCGAGCAGACGCGCAGGCGGGTCGAGGAGGCGATCCGGCGGCTCGGGTACCGGCCGAGCGTGGTCGGAAGGCAGTTGCGGTCCGGGCGGACCGGCATCCTCGCGCTCGCCGTGCCGGAGATCGACCACCCGTACTTCTGCTGGCTCGCGCAGGCGACGATCAATGCCGCACGGGCCCGCGGGTACCGCGTGTTCATCGACCAGACCGGCGGCAAGCGGGCGGCCGAGGCGGTCGTCGCGCGCGGCTACGACGAGCGGTTGTTCGACGGGATCGTCTTCTCCCCGCTGGAGCTGAGCCTCTCCGAGGCGGTGGAGCTGGAGCGGGACACGCCCCTCGTGCTGCTCGGCGAGCGGTCCGTCGGCGCCTCCGGCGCGCACGTCGACCACGTCAGCATCGACAACCTCGGTGCCGCCCGGGACGCCGTTCATCACCTGGTCGCCACCGGCCGCCGCCGGCTGGTCTTCGTCGGCGCGGAGCCGGGCGGCCCGGATCGTACCGGCGCGTTGCGCCTGCAGGGGTTCCACGACGGGCTCCGGGCAAACGGCCTGTCGCCGGACCCCACGATGGAGCGGCCCGTCAACGCCTTCACCAGGTCCGAGGGGGCGCACGCGATCGAGGCGCTGCTGCCGCGCATCGACCAGGTCGACGGGATCCTGTGCGCCAACGACCAGCTCGCGCTCGGTGCGTTGCACGCGCTGCGGACGAACGGCATCCGGGTCCCGGACGACATCGGCGTCGTCGGTTGGGACAACATCGAGGACGGTCGGTACTCCAACCCGACGCTGACCACGATCGCGCCGGATGTCGAGGGGATCGCGGAGTCGGCGGTGGCTCGGGTGCTGGCCATGATCGACGGCGCCGCCGTCGAACCGGCGGACGTGGTGGCGCCGTACCGGCTGCTCGCCCGTGAGAGCACGGCTGTTCCGGGATCGTGA
- a CDS encoding sulfatase, with protein MSRPNIVYFHTHDTGRYVEPYGAPIRTPRMQGFAEEAVMFRNAHAVAPTCSPSRAGLLTGQWAHTAGMLGLAHRGHRLDDYDRHLVHTLHRHGYTSALVGVQHVASGAAAATRTIGYHEELPVAGRLAPARRDAACRYLRRHHDRPFFLSVGLMETHTMPDTGFLFGHPGGDDRWTAPAPTMPNAAVTRQDMASFHAAARQVDETLGAVLDTLREEGLADDTVVLVTTDHGIAMPGMKCTLGATGTGVLLMLRAPGLPAGLAVDTLVSQVDVFPTLCELLGIDPPPWLQGRSMLPALGGRPIREETFAEVTYHVAYQPQRAIRTERWLYVKDFEGRDRPRLRNVDDSASKALWVDAGWAEQHTPPVRLHDLMFDPHEQRDLADRPATATIQQDLDRRLDRWMRATGDPLVHGPVPPPPAGSPGPH; from the coding sequence ATGAGCCGTCCGAACATCGTCTACTTCCACACCCACGACACCGGGCGATACGTCGAGCCGTACGGTGCGCCCATCCGTACCCCGAGGATGCAGGGGTTCGCCGAGGAGGCGGTGATGTTCCGGAACGCGCACGCGGTCGCACCGACCTGCTCACCGAGCCGCGCCGGGCTGCTCACCGGCCAGTGGGCGCACACCGCCGGGATGCTGGGGCTGGCGCACCGCGGGCACCGCCTCGACGACTACGACCGGCACCTGGTGCACACGTTGCACCGGCACGGGTACACCTCGGCGCTGGTCGGCGTGCAGCACGTGGCCAGCGGTGCCGCAGCGGCAACGCGGACGATCGGCTACCACGAGGAACTGCCCGTTGCCGGGCGGCTGGCACCGGCCCGCCGCGACGCTGCCTGCCGATACCTGCGGCGGCACCACGACCGGCCGTTCTTCCTGTCCGTCGGGCTGATGGAGACCCACACCATGCCGGACACGGGCTTCCTGTTCGGGCACCCCGGCGGTGACGATCGGTGGACCGCCCCGGCACCGACGATGCCGAACGCGGCGGTCACCCGCCAGGACATGGCGTCGTTCCATGCCGCCGCGCGGCAGGTCGACGAGACGCTGGGCGCGGTGCTGGACACGCTGCGGGAGGAGGGCCTCGCCGACGACACCGTGGTACTGGTGACGACCGACCACGGCATCGCCATGCCGGGCATGAAGTGCACGCTCGGGGCCACCGGTACCGGGGTGCTGCTGATGCTGCGCGCCCCCGGCCTGCCGGCCGGTCTGGCCGTGGACACGCTGGTCAGTCAGGTGGACGTGTTCCCGACGCTCTGCGAGCTGCTCGGCATCGACCCGCCGCCGTGGTTGCAGGGCCGGTCGATGCTGCCGGCGCTCGGCGGCCGCCCGATCCGCGAGGAGACGTTCGCCGAGGTGACCTACCACGTCGCGTACCAGCCGCAGCGCGCGATCCGCACCGAACGGTGGCTCTACGTCAAGGACTTCGAGGGCCGGGACCGGCCGAGGTTGCGCAACGTGGACGACTCGGCAAGCAAGGCGTTGTGGGTCGATGCCGGGTGGGCGGAGCAGCACACGCCGCCGGTCCGGTTGCACGACCTGATGTTCGATCCGCACGAGCAGCGCGACCTGGCGGATCGTCCGGCCACCGCGACGATCCAGCAGGATCTGGACCGGCGACTCGACCGCTGGATGCGCGCGACCGGCGACCCGCTCGTGCACGGCCCGGTCCCGCCCCCACCGGCAGGTTCGCCCGGCCCGCACTGA
- a CDS encoding arabinofuranosidase catalytic domain-containing protein, protein MDSRTFRSSSRRSPAIGFLSILVLLVAALALPAAGNADPHRDHRREPCDIYAAGGTACVAAFSTTRALFAGYDGPLYQVQRADNGATRDIGLGRPGGYVDAAPQDQFCAGTTCTVSELYDQTSRHNDLTVAGPGTAGPQNSGAVADALPVTVAGHRAYGLYLPPHTGYRRSSTITTGTARGAAPESMYEIASGTNISDGCCSDFGNVETAAEDTGEGHMDAVNISYMNGGGASGTGPWVQADLENGVFQGGTSVDLGNHGNASTFVTAVLKNNGTDSYALKGGDAQHGALSTWYEGPLPSAKYTPMQLEGSIVLGTGGDDSNRGTGSFFEGVLTSGYSSDRADALVQANITAQHYQAATTGPGTGTPIMTPQGRCVAAAGDDDARAGTRVRLTTCDSMSASGHWVASDFGAATFLALGFCLAPGKAGDVVLAECDGTAAQQWKPQPDGSVRNVASERCLAPPDSGQGALSTRPCTGDGSQQLVVTVPIHHGGKCVDVAGADVGGNHAVVEVDECRTLPIPGAAERDQKWTRNPADRSLRTLGRCLTPRDSGSTSGTRIELGDCVQAPAQRWQPRSDGTIENTASGRCLFDPGASPTNGTQLELADCDAGASGQRFTLN, encoded by the coding sequence ATGGATTCCCGTACGTTCCGATCATCATCGCGCCGGTCGCCCGCGATCGGGTTCCTCTCGATCCTCGTGCTGCTGGTAGCGGCATTGGCGCTGCCCGCGGCGGGCAACGCCGATCCGCACCGCGACCACCGACGCGAACCCTGCGACATCTACGCCGCCGGCGGCACCGCCTGCGTCGCCGCGTTCAGTACCACCCGGGCGCTGTTCGCCGGCTACGACGGGCCGTTGTACCAGGTGCAGCGGGCCGACAACGGTGCCACCCGGGACATCGGCCTGGGCCGACCCGGTGGGTACGTCGATGCCGCACCCCAGGACCAGTTCTGCGCCGGGACCACCTGCACGGTGAGCGAGCTGTACGACCAGACGTCGCGGCACAACGACCTCACCGTCGCCGGGCCGGGTACCGCCGGGCCGCAGAACTCCGGTGCGGTCGCCGACGCGCTGCCGGTCACGGTCGCCGGTCACCGGGCGTACGGGCTCTACCTCCCGCCGCACACCGGGTACCGGCGGTCGAGCACCATCACCACCGGCACGGCGCGCGGCGCGGCCCCCGAGTCCATGTACGAGATCGCCAGCGGTACCAACATCAGCGACGGCTGCTGCTCCGACTTCGGCAACGTGGAGACGGCCGCCGAGGACACCGGCGAGGGGCACATGGACGCCGTCAACATCTCGTACATGAACGGCGGCGGTGCGAGCGGCACCGGTCCGTGGGTACAGGCCGATCTGGAGAACGGGGTGTTCCAGGGCGGCACCAGCGTCGACCTCGGCAACCACGGAAACGCCAGCACGTTCGTCACCGCGGTGCTGAAGAACAACGGTACCGACAGCTACGCGCTGAAGGGCGGTGACGCGCAGCACGGCGCCCTGTCCACCTGGTACGAAGGCCCGCTGCCGTCGGCGAAGTACACGCCGATGCAGCTGGAGGGTTCGATCGTGCTCGGCACCGGCGGCGACGACAGCAACCGCGGGACCGGGTCCTTCTTCGAAGGCGTGCTGACGTCCGGGTACTCCAGCGACCGCGCCGACGCGCTGGTCCAGGCCAACATCACCGCGCAGCACTACCAGGCGGCCACCACCGGGCCCGGCACCGGCACGCCGATCATGACGCCGCAGGGCCGGTGCGTGGCCGCCGCCGGCGACGACGACGCCCGGGCGGGTACCCGGGTCCGGTTGACGACCTGCGATTCGATGTCGGCCAGCGGGCACTGGGTCGCCTCGGACTTCGGCGCCGCCACGTTCCTGGCGCTCGGATTCTGCCTGGCACCGGGGAAAGCCGGTGACGTCGTACTGGCCGAGTGCGATGGAACGGCCGCGCAGCAGTGGAAGCCGCAACCCGACGGCAGCGTACGCAACGTCGCATCCGAGCGGTGCCTGGCTCCGCCGGACAGCGGGCAGGGCGCCCTGTCGACGCGCCCCTGCACGGGGGACGGGTCGCAGCAGCTCGTCGTCACCGTACCGATCCATCACGGCGGCAAGTGCGTCGACGTCGCGGGCGCCGATGTCGGCGGCAATCACGCCGTGGTGGAGGTCGACGAGTGTCGCACGCTGCCGATCCCGGGTGCCGCGGAGCGTGACCAGAAGTGGACCCGCAACCCGGCCGACCGTTCGCTGCGCACCCTGGGCCGCTGCCTGACGCCGCGGGATTCGGGCAGTACCAGCGGCACCAGGATCGAGCTCGGTGACTGCGTTCAGGCGCCGGCCCAGCGCTGGCAGCCGCGGTCCGACGGCACGATCGAGAACACCGCCTCGGGCCGGTGCCTGTTCGACCCGGGAGCCAGCCCCACCAACGGAACCCAGCTCGAACTGGCGGACTGTGATGCCGGCGCGAGCGGGCAGCGGTTCACGTTGAACTGA
- a CDS encoding carbohydrate ABC transporter permease — translation MTVQLASGARHGAPRRRATWRRRRDIRAGYVFLSPWLIGFFVLTAGPMVASLVLSFTDYDLFSAPSPVGFANYTRLFTDANYLQAVKVTLLYVVFGAPLKLVVALAVAVLLNHARGGSGFYRSAFYLPSLIGGSVSIAIVWKAMFTDKSIVANIGSFFGGPPAESGGWVGNPSMTLPMLILLTVWQFGAPMVIFLAGLKQVPTELLESASVDGAGPVRRFTRITLPMLSPVLFFNLLLELIHSFQIFNSAFIISNGTGGPVRSTLFYTLYLYQRGFSDFQMGYASAMAWVLLVVIGLVTLMLFRTSNAWVHYGGDEK, via the coding sequence ATGACAGTCCAGCTCGCGTCCGGCGCCCGGCACGGGGCGCCGCGGCGCCGTGCGACGTGGCGCCGCCGCCGTGACATCCGTGCGGGATACGTCTTTCTCAGCCCGTGGCTGATCGGGTTCTTCGTGCTCACCGCGGGGCCGATGGTCGCCTCGCTCGTCCTGTCCTTCACCGACTACGACCTGTTCTCGGCGCCGTCGCCGGTCGGGTTCGCCAACTACACGCGGCTGTTCACTGACGCGAACTACCTCCAGGCGGTGAAGGTCACCCTGCTGTACGTGGTGTTCGGGGCGCCGCTGAAGCTGGTCGTCGCCCTCGCGGTGGCCGTACTGCTCAACCACGCCCGCGGTGGATCGGGCTTCTACCGGTCGGCGTTCTACCTGCCGTCGTTGATCGGCGGGAGCGTGTCGATCGCGATCGTCTGGAAGGCGATGTTCACCGACAAGAGCATCGTCGCGAACATCGGATCGTTCTTCGGCGGGCCGCCCGCCGAGAGCGGTGGCTGGGTCGGGAACCCGTCGATGACGCTGCCCATGCTGATCCTGCTCACCGTCTGGCAGTTCGGCGCGCCGATGGTCATCTTCCTGGCCGGGCTCAAACAGGTACCGACGGAGCTGCTGGAATCGGCGTCGGTGGACGGCGCCGGCCCGGTCCGGCGGTTCACCCGGATCACCCTGCCGATGCTGTCCCCGGTGCTGTTCTTCAACCTCCTGCTGGAGCTGATCCACTCGTTCCAGATCTTCAACTCCGCCTTCATCATCTCGAACGGCACCGGTGGGCCGGTGCGCTCGACGCTGTTCTACACGCTGTACCTGTACCAGCGCGGCTTCAGCGACTTCCAGATGGGGTACGCCTCGGCGATGGCGTGGGTGTTGCTCGTCGTCATCGGGCTCGTCACGCTGATGCTCTTCCGTACCTCCAACGCATGGGTGCACTACGGGGGTGACGAGAAATGA
- a CDS encoding carbohydrate ABC transporter permease, translated as MTTNAVRESATAAVTGGGAGPGRSRARARRRTRSVIFHVFSVAVLVVILYPALWMLMSSFKPSNQIVGSVNLIPRHGSFDNYAHALQGIGGVSFWTFLANSLGLAVLSVVGVTLSCSVTAYAFSRIRFPGRGVFFACMIATLLLPFHIVVIPQYIMFNQLGMINTWWPLLLGKFLGADAFFVFLMVQFMRGLPSELDEAARMDGAGHARIFWSVILPLMRPALVTSAIFAFIWSWNDFFGPLLYLKTPTSYTMPLALRLYVDQTSSSDYGAQMAMAILAILPVVLFFLAFQRHLVRGVATQGLKG; from the coding sequence ATGACCACGAACGCGGTGCGCGAGTCGGCCACGGCGGCGGTGACCGGTGGTGGTGCCGGCCCCGGCCGGTCCCGTGCCAGGGCCCGCAGGCGGACCCGGTCGGTGATCTTCCACGTCTTCTCGGTGGCCGTGCTGGTCGTGATCCTGTACCCGGCGCTCTGGATGCTGATGTCGTCGTTCAAGCCGAGCAACCAGATCGTCGGATCGGTGAACCTGATCCCGCGGCACGGCAGCTTCGACAACTACGCGCACGCGCTGCAGGGGATCGGAGGGGTGTCGTTCTGGACGTTCCTGGCGAACTCGCTCGGCCTCGCCGTGCTGTCGGTCGTCGGCGTGACGCTGTCGTGTTCGGTCACCGCGTACGCGTTCTCCCGGATCCGGTTTCCCGGGCGGGGCGTGTTCTTCGCGTGCATGATCGCCACGCTGCTGCTGCCGTTCCACATCGTGGTGATTCCGCAGTACATCATGTTCAACCAGCTGGGGATGATCAACACCTGGTGGCCGTTGCTGCTGGGCAAGTTCCTCGGTGCCGACGCGTTCTTCGTCTTCCTGATGGTCCAGTTCATGCGCGGCCTGCCGAGTGAGCTGGACGAGGCGGCGCGGATGGACGGCGCCGGTCACGCTCGCATCTTCTGGTCGGTGATCCTCCCGCTCATGCGGCCGGCCCTGGTGACCAGCGCGATCTTCGCGTTCATCTGGTCGTGGAACGACTTCTTCGGGCCGCTGCTGTACCTGAAGACGCCCACCTCCTACACCATGCCGCTGGCTCTCCGGCTGTATGTCGACCAGACCTCCAGCAGCGACTACGGTGCGCAGATGGCGATGGCGATCCTCGCGATCCTGCCGGTGGTCCTGTTCTTCCTCGCCTTCCAGCGGCACCTGGTGCGGGGCGTGGCGACGCAGGGGCTGAAGGGATGA